One genomic region from Eublepharis macularius isolate TG4126 chromosome 18, MPM_Emac_v1.0, whole genome shotgun sequence encodes:
- the ABHD2 gene encoding monoacylglycerol lipase ABHD2 has translation MNAIMETPELPAVFDGVKLAAVAAVLYIIVRCLNLKSPTAPPDLLYQDTPLSRFLLKSCPLLTKEYVPPLIWGKSGHIQTALYGKMGRVSSPHPYGLRKYLTMPDGATATFDLFEPLAEHCVGEDVTMVICPGIANHSEKQYIRTFVDYAQKNGYRCAVLNHLGALPNIELTSPRMFTYGCTWEFGAMVNHIKKTYPQTQLVVVGFSLGGNIVCKYLGESQANQESVLCCVSVCQGYSALRAQETFMQWDQCRRFYNFLMADNMKKIILSHRNALFADSPKRPQPLVDTDLNRLHTATSLMQIDDNIMRKFHGYNSLKEYYEQESCLRFLYRIFVPLLLVNAADDPLVHDSLLSIPRTLSEKRENVMFVLPLHGGHLGFFEGAVLFPEPLTWMDKLVVQYANAICQWERNKSQCSDTEQSSSGQE, from the exons ATGAATGCCATAATGGAAACCCCCGAGCTGCCCGCAGTGTTCGATGGGGTGAAGTTGGCCGCTGTAGCTGCTGTCCTCTACATCATTGTCCGCTGCCTCAACCTGAAGAGCCCAACTGCCCCTCCGGATCTCCTTTACCAAGACACTCCTTTGTCCCGCTTCCtactcaaatcctgccctcttcTGACCAAAGA GTATGTTCCACCTCTGATCTGGGGGAAGAGTGGGCACATCCAGACTGCGCTTTACGGGAAGATGGGGAGAGTAAGCTCACCACATCCATATGGTCTTCGCAAGTACCTCACAATGCCAGATGGTGCAACAGCAACTTTTGACCTCTTTGAACCTCTGGCTGAACACTGCGTTGGAG AAGATGTCACAATGGTAATCTGCCCCGGAATAGCCAATCACAGTGAGAAACAGTACATTCGAACTTTTGTCGACTATGCCCAGAAGAATGGCTATCGATGTGCTGTGCTAAACCACCTTGGAGCTCTGCCAAACATTGAACTGACTTCCCCACGCATGTTCACTTATG GTTGCACATGGGAATTTGGAGCCATGGTAAACCACATCAAGAAAACATATCCGCAGACGCAGTTGGTTGTGGTGGGATTCAGCCTGGGTGGAAATATAGTATGCAAATACCTAGGGGAGAGCCAGGCTAACCAGGAGAGTGTGTTGTGCTGTGTCAGCGTGTGCCAAGGGTACAGTGCCCTGAG GGCACAAGAAACCTTCATGCAGTGGGATCAGTGTCGGAGATTTTACAACTTCCTTATGGCAGACAACATGAAGAAAATAATCTTATCTCATAG AAATGCCTTGTTTGCTGACAGCCCTAAGAGGCCCCAACCTTTGGTGGATACAGACCTGAACAGACTTCACACAGCAACATCCCTCATGCAGATAGATGACAACATCATGAG GAAATTCCATGGCTACAACTCCTTAAAGGAATACTATGAACAGGAGAGTTGCTTGCGTTTCTTGTATAGG ATCTTCGTTCCCCTGTTGCTGGTTAATGCTGCTGATGATCCTTTAGTGCATGATAGTCTGTTATCAATTCCGAGAACCCTTTCAG AGAAGCGGGAAAATGTCATGTTTGTCCTGCCGCTACATGGAGGTCACCTGGGCTTCTTCGAAGGTGCAGTACTCTTTCCTGAGCCTCTTACGTGGATGGATAAGCTTGTGGTGCAGTATGCCAATGCCATCTGCCAGTGGGAGAGGAATAAATCTCAGTGTTCTGATACGGAACAGTCGTCGTCCGGCCAGGAGTAA